In Arsenophonus apicola, the genomic stretch ATATGTAACATGATATACAACACAGGCACAATTACAACCGCGTCAGGGTCTTCTGTTGTCAAAGGCACAGGCACGAAATGGAATAGTAATAATCCACTCGTATCACCAGGCATGTTAATGCTGATTAAAAACGGCGATATAAACTATCCTTACATGATATTGGCAGTTAATAGTGACACTGAATTAACGTTAGCAGATAAGCCGACTTTTAGCGCAACAGATACCACTTACAGCATTAATCTCACTGAACCCAATAATAATTCTGATGCGGCAAGAGCACTAGTTGCAGCTAACACTTACATCCTTTACTTTCTGCAAAACATGGATACCTGGATGGGGGACAACGGTGTCGTTGAAATAACGTTACCGAGCGGTAAAACAGTCAAGTTAGAGTCGATTAAAGCACTACAAGAGTTAGTAGAAGGAAAAGCTGATGCGAGTAGTGTTGAAGAGATAAAAACAGCAGTAGAAGGAAAAGCTGATGCGAGTAGTGTTGAAGAGATAAAAACAGCAGTAGAAGGAAAAGCTGATGCGAGTAGTGTTGAAGAGATAAAACAGCAGTAGAAGGAAAAGCTGATGCGAGTAGTGTTACTGAAATTAGCGAAAACTTAGATAAAAAGTATGATAAAACTGGCGGTCAGATAACCGGCGATGTGCAATTAAACACAGGAAAAATAAAAGCAAAGAATGCAAACAATGTTACTGATCATGTTTTTCAAGATAAGAACGGTACATTGATGCATGTCGGAGATTTTGGCATCGGTATTGTTAATCCAGCCTCCCTTAAAGATATAAATGTAACACTTGAAGCAGGATTTTATAGTGCTAATGGAAATGCTACTGGTGTACCGAGTGGCGCAGGCGGAACAAATTTCATACAGTCCAATGGTGATAATTATTGTTTTCAAATAGGAAAGGAAAATTTAACTAATGACTTGAAGTTGCGCATTAAGAAAAAAAACGTATGGTCTGCATGGGTAAATATTTTAACTAAAGCAAATACAACATTTGATGCAAATGGGTTTTAAAAAGAGCATCGCCAATAGTCAAAATCCATCCATCCGGAAGCTTTGAAACTAACGAAGAATCAGCAGGAGTCAATGTCCAGCGAACTGGATTAGGAGTCTATTTCATCTCAGGTGTTATGGGCTATAACTCGGATGGTGGATGGGGTACAAACTCCGGCGCATCAGTACCTAAAAATAATAATGGTTTGGAGCTTATTTATATTAAAGATAAAATCCTACCTGACGGTAATATTGAAATACAAACATTCCACCGTCAGCACAGTCATTTGCCAGAAGATTTTCAGAATTGGCGAGTTAAAGAAATTATTAACGAAAAACCAGTTTATTACGCTGACGGTGAACAAGTTGATATTCCACCTTCAACATGGCTAGATATCCGTGTAGAAATGCCCGTTGATTCAATCTGGAATCGGCAGCATGCGCAAAACTAATAGCCCCATGACAGGGGCATCCTATTAGCAGCGTTGGAGGAAATGGGTCAATTCCGCTTTATGCCAGTTTGATAGCGCCCCATTAAGCATTAGCTGGTTATCCTGTGTAGTCTGAGATAGTAAATTTTCAATCTCAGTGATAACTCTATCTGCATTTTCACGTTTGCGAATAATACGTTTAATTGCTAACTTCTCTGCATCGGCTATTACATCTTGAAGCGCTTCCGTGACATGCCAGATACGTTCACACTCTGTAGCTATAGAAGGGACCAGTCTGACTTCCATTGGATAAGGTGAGGGAATGCCGGTGACTTCTCTCAATGCATACCAGATAGCATTATTCCATGCTTGTTTGAAACGAAAGTTTTGTGTCATCAGTGCAATGATACGGGCGAGATTTTGGGTATCTTTGCTGCTGAACTTTTCGTGAGCTTCGGGTTGGTATTTTGGGTGCTCATATTTACCCGTTTTGCGGATTGATGGAAGGACTTCATTTGTTACCCATTTTTTAAAAAGCTTAGCTTCTGGCTTACGGCTACGCAGTATAGATGAATATAGTCCAGACTCATTGATTATTAACATTTCTTGATGACCTCCAAGGGTGGGCACAATATGCCTATCCTTTTCGTCATCATCTAAGTTACGTACCATATCCTTTGCTGAAAGATAATTAAGGGAATTTGAAATATCAGATGCAACAAACCAAGGTTGATCGTTTATCAATAAAACACGAACATTGTTATTATGAAAATTAAATAAAACAGGACCGAAATTTTTCATTATTTTGACTCCTAAGCTTTATGGAGCCTACCAAAATCGCTGTCAAACGATGGGCGGTAGACCGTACGCGGGTTGACAGACCGGAGCTTAGGGATCCGGCAGAGATTATACTCTCCCACGCACGATCCACCATAATTGAGCATAAAAAAACGCCTCTTAATGGCGTCGTGCGCCTAAGCTTTTGGGCTGTCAAACCCGACATCTGATTTTGCAGATGCACACAAACTATAGCGCATGATTTCTTCTTTCGTCAATGGGTATTTTGTAATCGTAGTTAAACGAATGGTTAGGGTGTTTTTGGAATTGAAAATGAGTGTGAATTTAGACTGAGATTTTAGCCGAAATGAGCTAAAATTAGAACTCACTATAAGCCGTAACTAATTGATTTATAGTGAGTGAAATCGCTTGTTTTTACGTGTAAATATGTATATTAAGTGAGCTATATTTTTATAAATGATTGATATTTATGGTTTTTTGTATTTAAAGTCATCTAATGCGTTATTAGTTGCTATTATTAATTATCCTTAAAAATCAATATGATAAAACAAAATTATCACTATAAGTCACTATTCATCCATTAAAATTTAAATCTCAATCCAACTATTATTTCTATCATCTTGATATTTTGCTGTCATTGTGGCCGACTTATGTCCTAGCAGCTTTTGCGCAAAATTGCTACCCATTGTTTCAGTGTAGAGTCTAGCAGATAAGCTTCTAATTTCATGAAAAGAGGGTGGCTCACCTACCCAATTTAATTGAGAAATATCTCTGAACCTTCTAAATTCTTTTGATATTCTTTCTACTGTAATTTTATTTCCATTATTGTTAATGACAAACTCTGAATTATTCACACAATCTGCAATAGTCTTTGATAATTTAATTCCGTAAAGTTCAATATCAAGAGGGATTGCTATTTTTGCTCCTGTTTTTTGTTGGATTATCCATAATTTCCCATCATGAATATCTTTATATTTTATTTTAGAGACATCAGATACTCTTTGCCCTGTAACTAGCGCTAATTTCATAGCATGAGTTAACCAATGATGGTCATTATTTATTAAACCTAAAATAGTATTAAAATCTTCTAAAGATAATCTTGCTCTTTGAATTTTTTATTTTTGGCGTCTTTGTTGATGTCACTGGATTTATTTCTATTAGTCCTAATGATATTGCTTCTCTAAAACAATCATTTAATAAACTGCGCATTAGTTTCGCAGTTGTCATTCTTTCTTCATTAATTGATAACTGAAGAAAATCCGCAATCTGTTTCTGTGGTTATGTTTTGAATCGGCGCATTAACAAATCCTTTTCTGATCACACCTATTCTTTGCTTATAGTCTTTTAATGTTTTCTCTCTTAATCCTCTTGTTTTCAATATTTCTTCATATCTATCTAAAAACTCATGAAAATAGACAGTTCCCTGTCCGTCGATCCTTTCTGTTAGTGGCTTTACTTTCTCTGCTTTCATCAATAACTGATTTGCACTAATAGCCTCGTTAATTGCATAGGCTTTGTTTCTACCCAAACCGTATTCCTTACGTGTACGTGGGTCCCTATAGGAATAATACCCGTTTCTTTTGTACAGGTTAGGGGGCAAATCCCGATTTTTTGTTTTTCTGATTCTGGTCATGGCCTATCCTTTGCAGCAACATACTTTTATGACTAACTTCGTTAATGCTGTTAACTTTGATTGCACACTCTTCAACTAAATATTCTCTTCCATCCTTGATGGGGGGAGGTTGAATTAGCCCATTTCTAACCCAACCCCTGACTGTGTCCATTCTTCTTGGTCTATCCCTCCTTGCATTCCATTCCGCTAAAGTAATCATGTTTATTTATCCTCATTCAAAAACAGATAGCCTAAGCACACATTGTTATGTGTTGAAATATGATCAGTTATGAATTATCTGTGGTAAGATTGTTGCTGTTGTGTTTGTATCCACAACATTTTCCCTGGTGTTGGCTCGCCTTGCGCGTGTCTTTTTTAGTAGCATTATTCACTAATAAGAATGGATAATTTTCCAAGTCCTTTTGGCGTAATTCTTACCTGTTCAGTTAACTTTTCCGAACCGTCATTTCTAGCAACGACAGTCACTTTGTGCTCAATTAAATCCTGCTTGATTTTATCCTGATAGCCAACCCAACTTTTTCCACCAACACGCCAATAAATCCAATCATGTCCTTGTAACCATGAAAAAAGTGCCTTGGGTTTCATTTGGAGTGATTTTGCCGCATCAGTGATACAAAGCGATCCTTCTGAATAACTGATTCGTTTTAGTGCTTCGACTTGCGGTTTCATTTCATCGATTTTGTGTTCTAGTGCAATAACTTTTTCTGTGTAATTGAGTAGCAGCCCTCGCATTGCTGATGGATTATTTAGTATTTCAACAGGGTTGACAGCTTCCAATGCTTTTCTTTCGCATTCAATAAAATACTGTCTGGCCTGTTTCCCTTTTTCGTTGCGCTCAACCATGGATAGCTCTTTCGCCATATTGATAGAGATTGCGTATTCTATCGAAGGTCTACCTTTTGCGGTTTTTTCCGCAAAAGTCACAAAGTCTTCGTTTTCAATGAATCCATACTTTTCAATGCGGTCTTTTATCCAATCTTTAAAATGGTTTTTTATCTCCAAAAATGAATGTAAATCTCGCGCATTAACCGTCTGTATTAATTCACCATTGATATTTTTTGTTTCGATGTTGATTAAATTTTGCATATAATGATTCCTCAAAGTTAATTGATGAATGCATACTTAGTTGATTAAGTGGAATAGGTTAGGTGGGTAAAGATTTCTTGTGTTGCAACTACTTCTTCAAGGTATCAAGGAACACCCCCAAAATGATCATAAGTGCTGGCACCAGCATGACACCAATAACCAGTAGCTCTTGTCCGCCTAAATGAATATTGCCTAATTCACCACGTTTAAACCTGATTTGCGGGTCAATGACGGCATCGGCGTGCGCGAGATGTCCAACAATGAGTTCAAAGGCAAACGCTGCACCGATAAACAAAAATGTTGTGATTAGTAAATTAATGATGTTAAGTTTCATGATTGAACCTTTTAACATTGGATTATTTCTTAATGCAAATTGCTTTTGCGTTGATATCCTTGAAAGTTTCAAATTCACGCTCAAACTGTTTAGCGGCGAATTGGCACATATTCTCAGTGTCAAATTCCTGAGTATGAACACTTGCAAAGTCATTTGACGCGTAAGGGCTGGCGTACATGGATAGGATTAAAACCCACATGGTAGGAACTCCTTGTCTAGAAAGGATTAAACTCATTATTTACTGGCGTATGGGTTGGTCTACGCTCGTCTCTATCTTTTAGAGTGCGCAAC encodes the following:
- a CDS encoding phage tail fiber protein, whose amino-acid sequence is MHPSGSFETNEESAGVNVQRTGLGVYFISGVMGYNSDGGWGTNSGASVPKNNNGLELIYIKDKILPDGNIEIQTFHRQHSHLPEDFQNWRVKEIINEKPVYYADGEQVDIPPSTWLDIRVEMPVDSIWNRQHAQN
- a CDS encoding BRO-N domain-containing protein; its protein translation is MKNFGPVLFNFHNNNVRVLLINDQPWFVASDISNSLNYLSAKDMVRNLDDDEKDRHIVPTLGGHQEMLIINESGLYSSILRSRKPEAKLFKKWVTNEVLPSIRKTGKYEHPKYQPEAHEKFSSKDTQNLARIIALMTQNFRFKQAWNNAIWYALREVTGIPSPYPMEVRLVPSIATECERIWHVTEALQDVIADAEKLAIKRIIRKRENADRVITEIENLLSQTTQDNQLMLNGALSNWHKAELTHFLQRC
- a CDS encoding tyrosine-type recombinase/integrase, producing the protein MQRARLSLEDFNTILGLINNDHHWLTHAMKLALVTGQRVSDVSKIKYKDIHDGKLWIIQQKTGAKIAIPLDIELYGIKLSKTIADCVNNSEFVINNNGNKITVERISKEFRRFRDISQLNWVGEPPSFHEIRSLSARLYTETMGSNFAQKLLGHKSATMTAKYQDDRNNSWIEI
- a CDS encoding phage integrase Arm DNA-binding domain-containing protein — protein: MTRIRKTKNRDLPPNLYKRNGYYSYRDPRTRKEYGLGRNKAYAINEAISANQLLMKAEKVKPLTERIDGQGTVYFHEFLDRYEEILKTRGLREKTLKDYKQRIGVIRKGFVNAPIQNITTETDCGFSSVIN
- a CDS encoding excisionase, which gives rise to MITLAEWNARRDRPRRMDTVRGWVRNGLIQPPPIKDGREYLVEECAIKVNSINEVSHKSMLLQRIGHDQNQKNKKSGFAP
- a CDS encoding antA/AntB antirepressor family protein, whose translation is MQNLINIETKNINGELIQTVNARDLHSFLEIKNHFKDWIKDRIEKYGFIENEDFVTFAEKTAKGRPSIEYAISINMAKELSMVERNEKGKQARQYFIECERKALEAVNPVEILNNPSAMRGLLLNYTEKVIALEHKIDEMKPQVEALKRISYSEGSLCITDAAKSLQMKPKALFSWLQGHDWIYWRVGGKSWVGYQDKIKQDLIEHKVTVVARNDGSEKLTEQVRITPKGLGKLSILISE